Within Coffea arabica cultivar ET-39 chromosome 4e, Coffea Arabica ET-39 HiFi, whole genome shotgun sequence, the genomic segment CTGGTAGGCACCCTAGGTTACATCCCACCAGAGTATAGTCAATCATGGATAGCCACTTTGAGAGGGGATGTTTACAGTTTTGGAGTTGTCATACTTGAATTACTGACGGGCAAGAGGCCTATGGAGATATTCAAGCCTAAAGTGTCAAGAGAATTGGTTGGATGGGTGCAGCAAATGAGAAATGATGGGAAACAAGATGAAATCTTTGATCCAGTACTGTGCGGCAAGGGCTTTGAAGAAGATATGCTGCAAGTGCTTGATGTTGCCTGCATGTGTGTCAACCAAAATCCTTTCAAGCGGCCAACCATTACAGAAGTAGTTGATTGGCTCCATGACATAGGGTCCAAGAGACAGGCACCAAAAGAAGGGCAATTGTATAAATGAATAGAGAAACTCCAGAATTTGTTGTTAATATAAAACGTCAATGGcagtttttttcccttttttttttttaccccctTCTGAAACGAGAAAAATATACGTAATGTTCAAGTGGAGGATTGTATAAAGCTAAATGTTGCTACCAGTTAGTCAAGCATACACTTCTAATATTGTCAACTAGAAGGAATTGATCGCTGTAGTTTCATGCAGGAGTGTCTTCTTGAAGTCTAAAAGGACCGATGAGTTCCTCTCTTTAACTATGGTTTTGGCGAGTAATGACGAAAATGAGTAAGGTTTGTCATAGTTTGGCTTACAGCTACAAGATGACTTCTGGAAACTTGAATTGATTATTCAGATTCTCGCATTTAAGCTAACAAGCAAAAGAACAACAGCCGCAACCTTCTGCTGCTCCAACGAAAAATCAAGAGCTAATTGTCGTCTGTACAAAAGTTTGTGAAGCAGCAGGGGCCGGGACAAGTAGAATGTGGTTGAAAGGGTTTTGATGATTTAGCACGAGGTATAGActctcaaaattaaaaaaaaaaaaaaccagaaaaatgtTAAGATAGACAAAGCACCATAATtaaccaaaaaggaaaaaaaaaaaggtctatTTGTTCGTGTGTGTGAATTGACAGGGaagaaagtaaagaaaagaCTCATCTCATTCTCATTCCGTATTCGTACTTGTTAAAATGCTGCTGCATTTTGGTTTGGGCATTTTCACCGGTACCTGGCGGCCTATGGCGGCGGATTTCAATCCACAAACAGCTGCTCATCCCACCCAGTAACTATTACTAAGTAATACTACTAACAAATGCCTGCGGCTTGAGGTGGCGGCGGCGCTAACTCCTCCGTTTTTCTCCCGATTTATGGCGCCAATCCTACAGTATGAGAAAGTTGAAACCTTGCCCCAAGGCCTCGTTTGGACGGAAATACTTGGAAAGAAAATACTGACACAGTTACCAACTTTTAATTGGAGGGGAAATAAACGGTTAaaatgcttctttttttttttttttcaaatgttaAAGAGATTgaggaggaaaaatgaaaaaaccaaGGGAAACCAACCAACCATTTTGGGAGTCTTCATCAATTTAGTCCTTTATCTATtaaatttatcaatttattctCTCATCtttatgaaattaaaaaaaattctctaatagaaaattaaataaTTCTATTGAAATTGATCAGCAGATGGACAtttgaaaatgaccattttagTCTCGAATCTTCAAGTCTCTTCAATTTGGTCTCTTATATATCATTGTCTATTAATTTATATATCATTACCTATTGATTTTGTTTTGTGGATTTGAGGATTTAAATTGATAGATGGTGACATCTAAATTGGAGACAACCTCGAAGGCAAAGGGATGAGTTGGTCATTTTAAAAGGTTCACATGCCCAATGACCAATTTTGTtagaattttctaatttttcattACAGGTCCCAGATTGACATTATTTTATAAAGTTGATGGAATAAAATGGTAAGATTGATAAATAATAAACTGGTAGGATTGATTGATAAAGAACTAAATTGGCTAAAATTCTAAACACAGGGGGCCCAAAATGATCATTTTCTCAAAGAAACATGGCATaggaaaaaaataacaatcaaaGGTTTCGTGATACCAAGTTAGCAAGAAATATGCGTTGAGTAACAAGTGTCAAGTAGCAGTGTAATATGCAATAAGTATTAACCATATTCCACTTATTTCTTCAAATCCCATTCAAGTTTGATCTTCTTTTAAAGTTTTAGTGCGTAGGTTTATTTTTTCCCTggtttcccttttattgctttattttattcagaaaatatgtcatcaataaaaTTTGCTTACAGTTCTAAAGGCAACTAAATTCAACAATAGGTGGGAGAGAGATGAGTTGAATGATAAGCGGGGAAGgaagtgtaagtgagaggttcTGAATTCGAAATCTCctatttatactttaaaaaaaaaaatccaacaacAACTAGAGGAAATTTGAGTTGGGTTAGGTTAAGTAGTAAGACGAGGGATCTCAAGTTTTAGACCTCAGTTacagtataaaaaaaaattccaacaatAGTTAGAGGAGGGATAGGTTGGGTTGGGCGGCAGAGTGGGAGAAATTGTAAATAAGAGGTCTTGAATTCAAGATATTCAACTTATcaaaagtaatatatatatatatatatatatatatatatatatatatattcaatgaTAGTTTTTTATTTTCACAACAAATAATAACAAACCGAAAACCTTTATGATGAAACCCATGTCGTCTCTTTCCAATTTTTTATACTAAATGTGTGAAATTATTCCACtgtagaaaaaaagaaaaaaaagaaaaaagggtgtTCGAAAGGTTACTGTCGGTATTCCATTTCTTTCGCACAATGCACTACTTGATTAAAGAGACAACTAGGTGGAATTACTCTTTGCAGAGTCACGGGAATTTGGTCGAACTCAAACACCGAAGTATCGTTGGAATCTTTTAAATCTACTGTCAATAATAACAAGTGACTGAACAAAAACTAGTATAATTTTACATGGATCGAAATTTACTCTACTGCAACAAAATATTCactcttgcaaaaaaaaaaaaaaaaaaaaaaaaaggcaaaccTTCTCTTCAAGCTGTAAGTGTCTGTGGAAGCAACCATATATAACCGAGGTAAAAGTTGTGAACAATTCCACTCTTGAAGGGCTCATGCATTTTAATACGTTACCTACTAGTATTAGAGGTGTAGACAATaatatgttgcaattgattgCATTCAAACTTGCATGATCCAAGTTTCAAGTTTGCTTAATCATTTTGATGATTTCATTCAAATtcagtttgtttatttttcgaGCAAAAGTAAAATTAATGTGTATCAAACCGATTCCTTAGATATAAATTTCAAGTTTTAATACTTAAGTTTGAATGAAGTAGGAAATGTTAGTAGTAGTATAAATTAAGGGCATGGATGTGTTTGGCAGCTAGGTTCCAAGGCAAGTAATGGATTTCAATTTCAGCCatactcttcttttttttttttttccaagatcAATTGGAATGAGTTTCATAGATGCTTCAATTGGTAAACTGCTAAAGAGTAAGGTTTAATATTTTGATATTACTAAAAATTTATCTATCGTTGCAAAGTTatttttatcacactcgttgtattatttattattccttaatttatttatcatACACACAACGAGAGTGATTATGCAATATGAACGAAACGGCAGTTATGTTACACTTACTTGATGAATCCACTCAGACATTgaagatgttttttttttatcagtcGAGCATTTTAAATGCTACTAGCGGTAGGTAGTTTCGTATGGTTTTCGTTTTTGGTGCGTTAAATAATGGGAAGGGGGTAAAAGTTGGGAGTAATCCGAAGTCAAACAACGACCCAACAAATAAATAACTAATATGGAAGGCAAAATAGAATATTTGTGCCTTTCTttggaagggaaaaaaaagaagaaaaggaatagtgtgctgcttcttcttcttccaagttccaagttccaagtagtatcAGCATCAGCAGTGGAGTTAAACAAACTACGAAGTCCGAGTGGGAGTGAGCAAAAGATCGTCGGGGAAATGGGAAAGGAGAGGAGGTTGACGGTGTTTTTGAGCATAATTTGGGCTCTGACCATTCTGTATGGTGAGATGTTTGCATATTGGGTGCCCTCTCTTTGGACTTGTTCTTGGCCTCATCATCTTCGCCACTCTTCTTCCTCCTCGGTAATTAGTAATAACCTCACCCACCCAACATAAAGAAAATTACTTCTTGAAACGTTAAACTCATTTAACTTAGCTCTGAAAAAACGATGACCCACAAGTTATTTCTAGTGGCTGTTTTCGGATTTTACTTAATCTGTTGGATCTTCTGTTCCAGCTAttgataaaaagaaagaaaaaaaaaatcgaagttTTCACTTGCCTTGATtcgttttctcttttctttattttggttAATATGCACTTCGTTCGTTAATCTGATggtagtttttagtttatttcatctctttctttccatttctgATGCGGCTCTTTTTTTGCTAGGGATATTGCCCAAATTACTTTATGGATTAATGACGTTGAATCTAATCGGCATATaagatgccaaaaaaaaaaaggatagaatTTTGATTTCATAGGTGCCGCCTAGAAATATGTATAAGTTGCGCTACGGTCATCATCTTTTCGACCAAGGAAGGGAGCGGAAATGCTGAATCAATTACCAAAATCTGACTCATACAACTAACTCCATTGATGCATCCGAACATTTCATTAGGTTTAGCATTATTAAGAGGAGGAGGATACAGGTTGATAAAAACATTCCCGGTTAGGATCTTCCTGGTTACCATCATTTCCTGCAATTAGCTAAGTATTTCTTTAGTCATTACTGCATGCTCTGAACCATTGTCACTCTTTTAGGCAATGCAAAAAGGCGGAAACATTTTAACACAAGGTCACTCCCCTCGTTGTGCATTGATGATTTACACAAAAGCATTACATTGTGGTAGTTGTTGCAAACTCGTAAAGACTCATTAGCGCAAAAAAGTTTGTTTTTCAATTGttaaatttacaaaattttcTCGTTTCTTCTTATCTGTTATGCTTCAGTATTTTTGCAACCAAATACATGCAGATTATTGAAacccaaacttttttttttttttgggtggcgTGTGTCTCTCTGCCTGATTGCAGGTGAAGAGACTCAATGATTCTGGTGATTATGTCAAAATTGCCGTTCTGGCTGATCCTCAGGTAAATCTCCTCGGAAGTAGTTCCATAATTGTGTCCAAACATAAATACAGATGTATGAAAATACATGCCTTGGTGAGATATTTCAATGATTCTGCAAAGCAACTGCCAATTGAGTACTTATTTTCAACAGCTCATGGATAGGACCTCCCTTCATCTTTCCCCAAAGTCACTGGCTCTCGAGATTGCTCAGTTCTACACAGACTTGTTCATGCGCAGGGCATTCCTGTTGTCTGTCTTACGTTTCAAACCTGATGTGCTTCTCTTTTTTGGTGATTACTTTGATGGGGGCCCTATTCTGTCTGACAATGAGTAAGCCATTTAATTTTATAGGTTTTGTATGAAAGTTTACACAGGCATTTATGCGGTTGAATCTCTATTAAATGTGAAAATGCAGCTAGACTGTTGCAACACACTCAATTTTGATACTGTTTATCTGAACTTTGTCTTCACAACGACGCATCCCATTGTTGAACAGATGGCAGGAATCCTTGAGCCGCCTTAAACATATCTTTGATCTGAATGTGCTCCAGAAAACTAAAAATATGAAAGTGTATTTCCTATCCGGAAATCATGACATTGGATATGAGGCTCTTTACTCCAAAACGCCAGAGGTATGTTAATGCATTATTCTCTAAATCTCATACTACTTGTCAGAATAAATCATTTTCGTTTTCCAGGTCGCTGGATTAAATTTAGATGCTTAACTTGTTCTGGTGATATATCTGATGCTACTTTCTTGGTAACGAGTGATCACAAGACAATTCGAGCTCAGAACCCTAATAGCTCGTCCATGAATGTTCATCTACATAGGCATATAagaatttgttttatttatctGTGTCAGTTTCTTCTTGAAGCAGTATCCATCTATGGGGTTTTCTGAACAAGTACTGATTAATCACTAATAATGCAATTTCTGACACTTCAATAATGCAACCCTCCCTCTGATCATCTCTCTGGCTTGTTATCTCTGCATCTACTTGTCTGCAGGTTATCAGGCGTTATGAGGAAGAATTTGGAGCACGAAACTATAAGTTTACACTTGGAAAAGTGGATTTTATTGCTATTGACTCACAGACATTAGATGGTAAAAGCCAGTGAACACGTATCTCCATATCATCTGTAATAGTATAGTATCACTTTACTGCAAAAATTTCTGGAACTCTAACAGGTGCCCAGATTATAATTTGGAGATACCCAAAAGGTAGATAATTTACTGTATTTCATAGTGATTGCCGTGATCTCCTTGGACAACTAGTTAATCATTTTTCCTTGTATATTCATTCTTTGCCAGGCAAATCAAGGTgcaattttatgttttatgcagTCCAAGTTTACATGAAAACTACAAGGATAAAACAAGTTTCTTATCTCATTAATTTGTTACTTTTCCCCCTTCATCTGTTTGACATGAAAGTGGCTCGTTTCTTTAAACTTCCTAGATATCTGTGCACTTGTTGTATTTCTGCTGGTAATAACAAATGTAGTGTGTGTGATGCTGGTGTATTACAGATGATATCTCTGACTAACTGAAGCTTATAACTTGGACTTTATACTCTGAAGTGTGTGTAAAGCTGCTGGATACTTTAACTGGCTGTGTATTTGTACTGCTCATGACGACCTAGTCTTGTtgataaaagtcaaaaatcTTTTTCTACTAACTAATCAAGACTTGGTTGACATGTTAGACCTTAAGTTGCAAGTAGATTGACGCTGTCACTTGCTGGACCACATAAGGATCTGTATGGTTGCTAGAATAATGGTATCTTTTCTTGGTCAATCAAACTCAGTAGGACTGCTTTCCTAAGTTAGCTTTGTTTTGCATGTCTCTTTATGCAATCATGTGACTTTGCTGAACTACACAAGGATATCTGCAGTAGCTTCCTTCTCATTTGTATATTAGAATTATTTTCTTTGCTTAATCATCTATAGATAAATTTACCTTGTAAGTTGGCGATACTAAGAGTTGATGGCAAGATTTTTGTCCACAGGGAATTCACAGGGAAATGTAACCTCTGCCACCTGGAATTTTATTGCAAATGTCTCTCAGGGTAATTGGCAGCGACTTCTAAGAAAATCTATCATGTTAGATAATTACAATACGGTATGAAGTCCATGACATGCCTTATGCATCCAGATTCCAGTTCAATGACAAGGGTTCTATTGACTCATATCCCATTGTACCGGCCAGATTGGACTCCATGCGGTCCATATCGTTCTTCACCCATTATCAATCAGGTTAATATTTTTCTCTCTGCATTGAGTTAAATGGCAATCTTAGAAACATGTTGGTGCAAGTTATCACCTTGCATACATTTTGTTTAGCTAAAAATTACTATCTCTTACTCTGTTCCAGAGGATTTTGCGTGCCCCAGAAAATCAACAAATATTGTAAGCATCTTATTGTGTTCTGCTTCTTTGACTGTATGTGGTGGATTACAGTCCTTCATGGAATGGATGTTGGGGTATGACATGATACTTTTCCTCTGATCTATTAATACAGGTATCAAAATTATGTCACTGAATCACCTGACCGGAGAGATCCCACCCCAGATACATGCACTACAATCTCTGTCTTTTCTCTCAATTTCCAATAACACACTAACCAATGTCACAAGTGCAATCAGAATTTTGACAGGTTGCAAGAATCTCAGTACACTGATTCTGTCAAAGAATTTTTATAATGAATCGTTGCCAGGTGATGACGGTTTAGTCGATTCTGAAGGATTTCAGAATCTCCAGATCCTTGGTTTAGGTGGTTGCCAATTCTCTGGTCAAGTTCCCAGTTGGCTGACTAAGCTGCAAAAGCTTGAGGTCCTCGACTTGTCAGTTAATAACCTCACAGGCTTAGTTCCAAGTTGGCTTGGAAATCTGCCAGACCTTTTTTACTTAGATTTATCTCAGAACCTCCTCTCAGGAAACTTCCCTGTAGAACTTACTGGACTCCCAAGACTAGTGAGGCAGCAGGGTACTGATCAAGTGGATCAGAGTTACTTAGAGTTGCCAGTCTTTGTTCAGCCTGAGAATGTCTCCAGCTTACAGTACAATCAGGTGTCTAACCTCCCCCCTGCTATATACCTGAATGGGAATAACCTCAGTGGCAACATACCCATTGAGATTGGCCAATTGAAGCGCATTCATGTCCTGGATCTCAGTCACAACAATTTTTCAGGCAGCATTCCCAACACGATATCTTATCTTACTAACTTGGAAAAGTTGGACCTTTCTGGAAACCATTTTTCTGGTGAAATTCCAGCTTCACTCGGGAACCTCCATTTTCTGTCTTCTTTCAGCGTTGCAAACAACAATCTTCAAGGCCCAATACCCGCAGGAGGCCAGTTTGATACCTTCCCCAATGCCAGCTTTGAAGGAAATTCAGGGTTGTGTGGCCGATTTCTACGCCCTTGTAGCAATCAATCACCAACTACAAACCCCTCAGCAACAAGAAAAAGCCCAAAGAGGAAAATAATTATTGGACTCATACTTGGAATCTGTTTTGGCATTGGATTCACTGTTTCTGTAGTGGCATTTTGGATATTTTCCAAGAGAAGGATCCTTCCTAAAGGCGATGCTGAAAAAACTGATCTGGATACACTTTCCTACAACTCTAATTCTGGACTGTCCACTGAGTTTGGAAAAGACACCAGCATAGTTGTCTTGTTTCCTGATAACACAAAGGATGTTAAGGATCTCACAGTATCAGAGTTACTGAAAGCCACAGACAACTTCAACCAAGCAAACATTGTTGGCTGTGGGGGTTTTGGTTTGGTTTACAAAGCAACTTTGACAAATGGCACACAGCTGGCTATTAAGAAGCTTTCAGGAGATACAGGGTTGATGGAAAGGGAATTCAAAGCAGAGGTGGAAGCATTATCAACAGCCCAGCACGAGAACCTAGTTGCTTTGCAAGGTTACTGTGTGCACGGTGGGTTTAGATTACTGATATATTCGTATATGGAGAATGGTAGTCTAGACTACTGGTTACATGAGAAGCCCGATGGAGCAGCCCAACTTGATTGGCCAACCCGACTAAAAATTGCCCAGGGTGCAAGTTGTGGCTTGGCATACATGCACCAGATATGTGAGCCACATATTGTGCATCGCGACATAAAATCCAGTAACATCCTGctggatgagaattttaaaGCACATGTGGCAGATTTTGGATTGTCTAGATTGATTCTTCCCTACCGAACACACGTAACCACTGAACTGGTAGGCACCCTAGGTTACATCCCACCAGAGTATAGTCAATCATGGATAGCCACTTTGAGAGGGGATGTTTACAGTTTTGGAGTTGTCATACTTGAATTACTGACGGGCAAGAGGCCTATGGAGATATTCAAGCCTAAAGTGTCAAGAGAATTGGTTGGATGGGTGCAGCAAATGAGAAATGATGGGAAACAAGATGAAATCTTTGATCCAGTACTGTGCGGCAAGGGCTTTGAAGAAGATATGCTGCAAGTGCTTGATGTTGCCTGCATGTGTGTCAACCAAAATCCTTTCAAGCGGCCAACCATTACAGAAGTAGTTGATTGGCTCCATGACATAGGGTCCAAGAGACAGGCACCAAAAGAAGGGCAATTGTATAAATGAATAGAGAAACTCCAGAATTTGTTGTTAATATAAAACGTCAATGGcagtttttttcccttttttttttttaccccctTCTGAAACGAGAAAAATATACGTAATGTTCAAGTGGAGGATTGTATAAAGCTAAATGTTGCTACCAGTTAGTCAAGCATACACTTCTAATATTGTCAACTAGAAGGAATTGATCGCTGTAGTTTCATGCAGGAGTGTCTTCTTGAAGTCTAAAAGGACCGATGAGTTCCTCTCTTTAACTATGGTTTTGGCGAGTAATGACGAAAATGAGTAAGGTTTGTCATAGTTTGGCTTACAGCTACAAGATGACTTCTGGAAACTTGAATTGATTATTCAGATTCTCGCATTTAAGCTAACAAGCAAAAGAACAACAGCCGCAACCTTCTGCTGCTCCAACGAAAAATCAAGAGCTAATTGTCGTCT encodes:
- the LOC140005836 gene encoding cell division control protein 1-like isoform X2, yielding MEGKIEYLCLSLEGKKKKKRNSVLLLLLPSSKFQVVSASAVELNKLRSPSGSEQKIVGEMGKERRLTVFLSIIWALTILYGEMFAYWVPSLWTCSWPHHLRHSSSSSVKRLNDSGDYVKIAVLADPQLMDRTSLHLSPKSLALEIAQFYTDLFMRRAFLLSVLRFKPDVLLFFGDYFDGGPILSDNEWQESLSRLKHIFDLNVLQKTKNMKVYFLSGNHDIGYEALYSKTPEVIRRYEEEFGARNYKFTLGKVDFIAIDSQTLDGNSQGNVTSATWNFIANVSQDSSSMTRVLLTHIPLYRPDWTPCGPYRSSPIINQRILRAPENQQILYQNYVTESPDRRDPTPDTCTTISVFSLNFQ
- the LOC140005836 gene encoding tyrosine-sulfated glycopeptide receptor 1-like isoform X1, whose translation is MSLNHLTGEIPPQIHALQSLSFLSISNNTLTNVTSAIRILTGCKNLSTLILSKNFYNESLPGDDGLVDSEGFQNLQILGLGGCQFSGQVPSWLTKLQKLEVLDLSVNNLTGLVPSWLGNLPDLFYLDLSQNLLSGNFPVELTGLPRLVRQQGTDQVDQSYLELPVFVQPENVSSLQYNQVSNLPPAIYLNGNNLSGNIPIEIGQLKRIHVLDLSHNNFSGSIPNTISYLTNLEKLDLSGNHFSGEIPASLGNLHFLSSFSVANNNLQGPIPAGGQFDTFPNASFEGNSGLCGRFLRPCSNQSPTTNPSATRKSPKRKIIIGLILGICFGIGFTVSVVAFWIFSKRRILPKGDAEKTDLDTLSYNSNSGLSTEFGKDTSIVVLFPDNTKDVKDLTVSELLKATDNFNQANIVGCGGFGLVYKATLTNGTQLAIKKLSGDTGLMEREFKAEVEALSTAQHENLVALQGYCVHGGFRLLIYSYMENGSLDYWLHEKPDGAAQLDWPTRLKIAQGASCGLAYMHQICEPHIVHRDIKSSNILLDENFKAHVADFGLSRLILPYRTHVTTELVGTLGYIPPEYSQSWIATLRGDVYSFGVVILELLTGKRPMEIFKPKVSRELVGWVQQMRNDGKQDEIFDPVLCGKGFEEDMLQVLDVACMCVNQNPFKRPTITEVVDWLHDIGSKRQAPKEGQLYK